A region from the Sorex araneus isolate mSorAra2 chromosome 6, mSorAra2.pri, whole genome shotgun sequence genome encodes:
- the EIF3F gene encoding eukaryotic translation initiation factor 3 subunit F — MATPAVPASSPPATPAPAPAAAAAPAPAAAPTPAPAPAPAAAPAPAPAAAPAPAPAGAATTTPAAAAESAAAAATTPAPGQTPASAPAPAQTPLQSLPGPALPGPFPGGRVVRLHPVILASIVDSYERRNEGAARVIGTLLGTVDKHSVEVTNCFSVPHNESEDEVAVDMEFAKNMYELHKKVSPNELILGWYATGHDITEHSVLIHEYYSREAPNPIHLTVDTSLQNGRMSIKAYVSTLMGVPGRTMGVMFTPLTVKYAYYDTERIGVDLIMKTCFSPNRVIGLSSDLQQVGGASARIQDALSTVLQYAEDVLSGKVSADNTVGRFLMSLVNQVPKIVPDDFETMLNSNINDLLMVTYLANLTQSQIALNEKLVNL, encoded by the exons ATGGCCACACCGGCAGTACCGGCGAGCAGCCCTCCCGCCACTCCGGCCCCGGCTCCGGCCGCGGctgcggccccggccccggccgcggccccgaccccggccccggctccggccccggccgcggccccggccccggccccggccgcaGCGCCCGCTCCGGCTCCAGCGGGAGCCGCGACAACGACTCCGGCCGCGGCCGCAGAGTCCGCGGCCGCCGCGGCCACGACCCCGGCTCCCGGCCAGACGCCAGCCTCGGCGCCGGCCCCGGCACAGACCCCGCTGCAGTCGCTGCCCGGGCCTGCTCTGCCCGGCCCCTTCCCCGGCGGCCGCGTGGTCCGGCTACATCCGGTCATCCTGGCCTCGATCGTGGACAGCTACGAGCGGCGCAACGAGGGCGCCGCCCGCGTCATCGGGACCCTGCTGG GAACTGTTGACAAGCACTCAGTGGAAGTCACCAATTGCTTCTCTGTGCCCCACAATGAGTCAGAAGATGAG GTGGCTGTTGACATGGAATTTGCAAAGAACATGTATGAATTACACAAGAAAGTCTCTCCAAATGAGCTCATTCTAGGCTG GTACGCTACCGGCCATGACATCACTGAGCACTCGGTGCTGATCCATGAATACTACAGCCGAGAAGCCCCCAACCCCATCCACCTCACAGTGGACACAAGCCTCCAGAATGGCCGCATGAGCATCAAGGCCTATGTCAG CACTTTAATGGGTGTCCCTGGGAGGACCATGGGGGTGATGTTCACGCCTCTGACGGTGAAATATGCATATTATGACACTGAGCGCATTGGAG TGGACCTGATCATGAAGACCTGCTTCAGTCCCAACCGTGTGATTGGCCTGTCCAGCGATTTGCAGCAAGTAGGAGGGGCATCAGCTCGCATCCAGGATGCCCTCAGCACAGTGTTGCAGTACGCAGAGGATGTGctg TCCGGAAAGGTGTCAGCTGACAATACCGTGGGCAGATTCTTGATGAGTCTGGTCAATCAAGTCCCCAAAATCGTCCCTGATGACTTTGAGACCATGCTCAACAGCAACATCAAT GACCTGCTGATGGTGACCTACCTGGCCAATCTCACGCAGTCCCAGATTGCCCTCAATGAGAAACTCGTAAACCTATGA